In the Anastrepha obliqua isolate idAnaObli1 chromosome 1, idAnaObli1_1.0, whole genome shotgun sequence genome, one interval contains:
- the LOC129235934 gene encoding uncharacterized protein LOC129235934 translates to MGDDQIIDEITFTSNFPGEDNCTCDTHRRRDEPLPMLHNEILINIFSYLPYTDLTQTRLVCHLWREVIAYKRFANKFRLRLREDNMLDIWKQLQTGNFASGMVYRHMVYMGSDSAQLDQLQFILKKIGSNVRNLKLKTFFGLNGMYVCFPNIERLVLEDLYVFPLHVPFELNTFGNLKGLHFVDDAVTQSTSEALLATCLRENTAVRLEELSIRVYAEHAELFLSVVKHHADTLKSLHVVYFESMNEQNSLVKKWIEAFDQLKKLQKVKIYAGNTLIFEGSLKCFVGLPLRYLEVDCLRPVNPNIFKLLESCAKSLEHLAFFNFYLPKHIAGTNTISECCHNLKKLILSYTRLIEEDELCHIARNLAGLEVLDLRYCKNAVTNKSLAAIFKHLTQLRELDLSGNNDFNLDALTGTVDNPYPIQRLRGLEKLNLKSCQQLSNDEFLETLKFPFLRSLNFGRGLYTDSGIQVLVRQCPLLEELIITYCPTLGRSALFCIAKALPRLRVLHFLHCAQVDKSVRLILHNECPLLADLEISEKRTNVRTYFHQ, encoded by the exons ATGGGCGACGATCAAATAATTGACGAAATTACTTTTACATCCAACTTCCCAGGAGAGGATAATTGCACATGTG atACGCATCGGCGCAGGGATGAGCCGCTACCTATGCTGCATAATGAAATtctgataaatatattttcctatTTGCCATACACCGACTTGACGCAGACTCGTTTGGTTTGTCATCTTTGGAGGGAAGTCATCGCGTACAAACGGTTTGCGAACAAATTCCGTTTGCGACTCAGAGAAGATAATATGCTGGATATTTGGAAGCAACTACAAACCGGGAATTTCGCATCCGGAATGGTGTATCGGCACATGGTATACATGGGCAGTGATTCAGCACAGCTCGATCAGTTGCAATTCATACTGAAGAAAATTGGCTCAAATGTGCGAAATCTAAAgctcaaaactttttttggacTTAAcggcatgtatgtgtgctttcCAAACATAGAACGTCTAGTACTTGAAGATCTATATGTATTTCCTTTGCATGTGCCATTCGAATTGAATACATTTGGCAATTTGAAAGGACTTCATTTTGTGGACGATGCAGTAACACAAAGCACATCAGAAGCTTTACTCGCTACTTGTCTTCGTGAAAATACCGCCGTGAGGCTGGAGGAATTGAGCATACGCGTCTATGCGGAGCACGCTGAGCTATTTCTGTCGGTGGTGAAGCATCATGCCGACACCTTGAAAAGTCTGCATGTCGTCTATTTTGAATCAATGAATGAACAAAATTCACTGGTTAAAAAATGGATAGAAGCTTTCGATCAATTGAAGAAGTTGCAGAAAGTTAAAATTTATGCAGGTAATACGCTGATATTTGAGGGATCATTGAAGTGTTTCGTAGGCTTGCCATTGCGATATTTGGAAGTGGATTGTTTGCGGCCTgtaaatccaaatatctttaaACTGCTGGAATCGTGCGCCAAATCACTGGAGCATTTGGCGTTTTTCAACTTCTACTTACCGAAACACATAGCCGGCACAAATACAATAAGCGAGTGCTGCCACAACTTGAAAAAGCTTATATTGAGCTACACGCGTCTTATCGAAGAGGATGAGCTATGCCATATAGCACGCAATCTTGCTGGCTTAGAAGTTTTAGACCTGAGATACTGTAAGAATGCGGTAACTAACAAATCGCTGGCTGCGATTTTCAAACACCTGACACAATTACGTGAACTTGATCTGAGTGGTAACAACGATTTTAACCTTGATGCACTAACGGGCACCGTCGATAATCCATACCCGATTCAACGTCTGCGGGGGTTAGAAAAGTTGAACCTGAAATCATGCCAGCAACTGTCGAATGACGAATTTTTAGAGACGTTAAAATTTCCCTTTCTGCGTAGTTTAAACTTTGGACGTGGCTTATATACGGACAGTGGCATTCAGGTCTTGGTAAGGCAGTGCCCGCTTCTGGAAGAATTGATTATAACTTATTGCCCGACATTGGGGCGGAGCGCTCTCTTTTGCATAGCGAAGGCTTTGCCGCGTCTGCGCGTACTGCACTTCTTGCACTGCGCTCAGGTGGACAAGTCGGTAAGGCTTATTTTACATAATGAGTGTCCTCTGTTGGCGGATTTAGAAATTTCTGAGAAACGAACAAATGTGAGAACATACTTTCATCAATAG